In Methanobacterium sp., one DNA window encodes the following:
- a CDS encoding DUF296 domain-containing protein, whose amino-acid sequence MIVKRLIPGQDLKGSLEDIRDRNNLKSGIIICMVGSLDKAVLRMSDGTKNIISGPLEIVSATGTLAINGVHIHLAVADGNGHVTGGHLMEGSTVNTTVELCVLESDQIFKREFDPDTGFYELVILDEE is encoded by the coding sequence ATGATAGTTAAAAGACTAATACCTGGCCAAGACCTCAAAGGGTCCTTGGAAGATATCAGGGACAGGAATAATTTAAAATCAGGGATAATTATCTGTATGGTGGGTAGTCTCGATAAAGCAGTTCTCAGAATGTCTGATGGAACGAAAAATATCATAAGTGGGCCATTGGAAATTGTGTCTGCCACTGGGACCTTGGCTATTAATGGGGTTCATATTCACTTGGCGGTTGCTGATGGTAATGGGCATGTTACCGGAGGACATCTCATGGAAGGAAGTACAGTGAATACTACGGTTGAATTATGTGTTTTAGAGTCAGATCAGATTTTTAAACGAGAATTTGATCCTGATACAGGCTTTTATGAACTCGTGATTCTGGATGAGGAATAA
- a CDS encoding DNA polymerase subunit beta: MQARVRDFIYTKDDLFFATTTYLHPNDRILSFLRYIPDPNGDRTLNGSRYSKVDSEQAYNFLNDGFTEYLFDCKVTGVEMMGVPVKKVKEILSPSKRLKEIINHPRPDELLLKVIKVSDIFREEAGIGQKHLGISGSVLPGLYNQHVSDIDFVVYGLKNHQKAMKTFESLKNDNNSPLKPITDDYWARLYVKRIKDSTLSYDEFKWYEKRKNNRGVVDGTLFDILATRKWDEIQGKYGEETYEPHGTAQLEATVSDALAAFDNPAVYQVEDVNIIEGPNVPIKEVASYTHTYSGQARDGETIIAQGKLEKVTGRTTYYRLIVGTTRESLGEYIKLKNLKL, encoded by the coding sequence ATGCAAGCCAGAGTTCGAGATTTTATCTACACCAAAGACGATCTTTTCTTTGCTACCACCACCTATCTCCATCCCAATGACAGGATACTTTCATTTTTACGTTACATTCCAGATCCTAATGGAGACAGAACTCTTAATGGTTCAAGATATAGTAAAGTGGACTCAGAACAAGCTTACAATTTTTTAAATGATGGTTTTACAGAATACCTTTTTGATTGTAAGGTTACTGGCGTTGAGATGATGGGCGTCCCCGTGAAAAAAGTAAAAGAGATATTAAGTCCCTCAAAACGTCTGAAAGAGATCATAAATCATCCCAGACCTGATGAACTTCTATTAAAGGTAATCAAAGTCTCCGATATTTTTAGAGAAGAGGCAGGGATTGGGCAGAAACATTTAGGCATCTCTGGATCTGTACTACCTGGCCTGTACAACCAACATGTTTCTGATATTGATTTTGTAGTTTACGGCCTAAAAAATCATCAAAAAGCGATGAAAACCTTTGAATCACTAAAAAATGACAATAATAGTCCTTTAAAACCAATAACAGATGATTATTGGGCCCGCTTATACGTTAAACGTATTAAAGATTCTACTTTGAGTTACGATGAATTCAAATGGTATGAAAAACGTAAAAATAATAGAGGAGTTGTAGATGGCACTTTATTTGACATTTTAGCCACTAGAAAATGGGATGAAATCCAGGGTAAATATGGTGAGGAAACATATGAACCCCATGGTACAGCCCAACTAGAAGCCACAGTAAGTGATGCATTGGCTGCCTTTGACAACCCAGCAGTCTACCAAGTGGAAGATGTGAACATAATAGAAGGCCCAAATGTGCCCATTAAAGAAGTGGCTTCTTACACCCACACTTATTCCGGTCAAGCCAGAGACGGGGAAACGATAATCGCTCAAGGAAAGCTGGAAAAAGTTACCGGCAGAACAACATATTACCGCCTAATTGTAGGAACTACCCGAGAATCTCTGGGAGAATACATTAAATTGAAAAATTTAAAATTATAG